The genomic stretch ATATATTTGGTTCTATTATCAAAAAGAACGACGGGACTCCATGGGCAGAatcctatgtatttgtatatcaatttaatatgtttatcagACCCAATCCCGAAATTAATCCCAcgacatagtatactgatacatTGTATGCTAttagtgcatcaatgtggtgatggttgtAGTATGATCGTTGTAAACCACTTATGTGTGAGGCAACTGTTGAAGTAAGTATGATTATGGTATGTGTTAGTGCGGAGCATAGAGAATGTTGGAACTTCTACTTTCACCACTGACCTCCTGCTTCGCATTAGAAGATCGATCACTATACTGTTGCTCAAAAAAGACTGATCAATTATCACAGCAAGCTTTATGATCTAAATCTTGAGTGACATGCATAAAATACTACTCCTCAATACATGCATCACCCTCAATAAAGTGCAAATGAGAGAATGAGATAAATATGTGAATGAGAAAGTGATTGGGAGAGTAGATGAGTTAGAGAGAGTGAGAGGGGAGAGAATGAGGAGGTAGAAAGGGTTTGAAAACCCTCAGATCTGGTTCAAATGGTCAAATGGATCGTTTGAATTCAACAAATCCTAACCTTTGATCGGTATCGATCAAAATCTGACTGTTAACTGACTGCTACAAGTCGGTAACAGTCAGATTTCAACTATTCCGATCGGTACATACCCCTTATCGAGTGATACAAGGTCCCCAGTTATGGATTGCCTGGTACAAGGCGATCCGTATGCTGGTCCCCTATCGAACCGGTATATACTGCTCGTACCACCCGATACAGGTTGGCATGGCGAACCATGCTTAAGATGTCTATTATACATTATATATCCTTCAATATGAGAGTTAGAAATTTGCCATTGTTGGGGAAACTCAAGCACAATCAGTGGCATCCAAATCTGCTGATAGGCAAGCAATTTGTCCAATAAATTGGTCCTTGCCAAACGAACTATGAAGTTACGGACACATCACCCTCAGCCTGCCTAAATATTTTTATGCATGTCATCATGTATCATTGTTTGTTTTTTTTCCAATTTAACAAGTTTATGAATATTCTTTCCAAATCTTCAGCTTTAATGGAAACATGTATATCATTCCATTGCAGCGGCGGCTCCTTGACATTCTTGAGAAGGTAGCAACAGATGACATTCTTTTGATTCTAATTGTTGCAAATTTGTGCAATAAGCATTGCCAGAGATTACTTTTGAAGTGCATTGAAATGGTTGTCAAGTCAGATATTGATTATATGACACTTGAAAAGAAGTTACCTGGAAATGTTGTCAAGCAAATTGTGAAGTTCCGTTCAAGTTTAGGATCAGATGGTCAGAGCCTTGGGTTCCCGGATAAACATGTAAAGAGCATATATGTTGCTCTTGATATGGATGATATTGAATTAATCAAGATGCTTTTGTATGAGAAACACACCACTCTAGATGATGCAAAGGCTCTACATTATGCAGTTGCTTACTGCGACCCAAAAACTACGAAACAGCTTCTGGATCTTGAACTTGCAGACGTGAATGGCAAAGATCACAGAGGTTACACTGTGCTCCATGTTGCTGCAATGCGTAAAGAACCTGAAATCATAATGTCATTGCTAACGAGGGGAGCTCAACCATCTTACATCACCTCAGATGGAAGAACGGCACTTAAAATCTCCAAGATGCATACCAGATCTATAGACTACCGCAGGCCAGTTAAAAGAGGAGAAACTTCTCCAAAGGAGCGGCTGTGCATTGAGATGTTAGAGCGTGCTGAAGCGAAAGATTCAACTACAGAAGCCACTTCTGTTCCAGTTGAGATGATCAGTGATAACCTGCGAGAGAAATTGTTATATCTTGAGAGCAGAGGTAATTTACCATGGGGTGAAGGAAATATTGATTTCTCCTGGATAGTACTGTAGAtagtaatatgtttttttttctttgttccaTTTCacctatatttttttttgtgcttTACGTTGATACTAATTGGTCGGATTTAGTACCAAGCTCAAGATTTTCCACATGATGCAACTAACAGCACTAACTACACAAAGTGGATGGCAATGATTTTGGACCTCCTTTCAAATTCTCTTAATATCTAACTCATCCATATTGGATTTCCTCTTGGTGCAGTTTGGCTGGCTGAGCGATTATTCCCTGCGGAAGCAAAAACTGCCATGAACAATGCTAATGTGGACGGCACCCTCAAGTTTAAATCAAGCAGCTTGCTGCAACCTTGTGCTGGATACAAGAGATCAGTTGATGATGTGGCGAAAGCATCGCTCGAAATGACAGCAGAGCAGTTATCCCGGATGGAAGCTCTATCAAAGACAGGTACGTATCcataaattttgttttgttttgttttgtttcccGCATGTGTGATCAAACTACGCCGCAGTCGCAGGGCTTTCTAGTACAGTTGTCATATTAACAATCAAGGAACCATTATTTACATTCCATATGATCAGCTACTCTTTCCTCCCAACAAATGGAAATAACAAAGATGTAGAATGTAGAATGACACACTACAAAAAATAGCTTTTAATTGACATGGATACACTTTGGTACTGCATTTCAACCTATCTAGATAGCAATTTTCACCACAAATCATTTCTGACTGGCTCAAATGTCGTTCCAGTTCAGCTAGGAATGCGTTTCTTCCCACGATGCTCCAACATAATCAACAAGATCCTGTGTGATGATCTGTCGGAGCTATCTATTGT from Musa acuminata AAA Group cultivar baxijiao chromosome BXJ1-3, Cavendish_Baxijiao_AAA, whole genome shotgun sequence encodes the following:
- the LOC103972922 gene encoding BTB/POZ domain and ankyrin repeat-containing protein NPR1 isoform X2 encodes the protein MEPEDSQLFSDSDITTTSSLCYPPAVAAAAEPMPSAEVAALTRLSEHLGSLRRAPGLAFCADACIIVRSSGGDPPREVPVHRCVLSARSPFFLEKFAAGSVALELGELVAGFEVGREALEAVLEYIYTGRPEELPRGAAECAEESCHRHEACWPAVHFMLQVLHAAFRFEIYELVSLFQRRLLDILEKVATDDILLILIVANLCNKHCQRLLLKCIEMVVKSDIDYMTLEKKLPGNVVKQIVKFRSSLGSDGQSLGFPDKHVKSIYVALDMDDIELIKMLLYEKHTTLDDAKALHYAVAYCDPKTTKQLLDLELADVNGKDHRGYTVLHVAAMRKEPEIIMSLLTRGAQPSYITSDGRTALKISKMHTRSIDYRRPVKRGETSPKERLCIEMLERAEAKDSTTEATSVPVEMISDNLREKLLYLESRVWLAERLFPAEAKTAMNNANVDGTLKFKSSSLLQPCAGYKRSVDDVAKASLEMTAEQLSRMEALSKTARNAFLPTMLQHNQQDPV
- the LOC103972922 gene encoding BTB/POZ domain and ankyrin repeat-containing protein NPR1 isoform X1: MEPEDSQLFSDSDITTTSSLCYPPAVAAAAEPMPSAEVAALTRLSEHLGSLRRAPGLAFCADACIIVRSSGGDPPREVPVHRCVLSARSPFFLEKFAAGSVALELGELVAGFEVGREALEAVLEYIYTGRPEELPRGAAECAEESCHRHEACWPAVHFMLQVLHAAFRFEIYELVSLFQRRLLDILEKVATDDILLILIVANLCNKHCQRLLLKCIEMVVKSDIDYMTLEKKLPGNVVKQIVKFRSSLGSDGQSLGFPDKHVKSIYVALDMDDIELIKMLLYEKHTTLDDAKALHYAVAYCDPKTTKQLLDLELADVNGKDHRGYTVLHVAAMRKEPEIIMSLLTRGAQPSYITSDGRTALKISKMHTRSIDYRRPVKRGETSPKERLCIEMLERAEAKDSTTEATSVPVEMISDNLREKLLYLESRVWLAERLFPAEAKTAMNNANVDGTLKFKSSSLLQPCAGYKRSVDDVAKASLEMTAEQLSRMEALSKTVQLGMRFFPRCSNIINKILCDDLSELSIVERVDTEERKNRYNEILEEMKKAFTEDKKKFDGSASASSSKSARAVRARVAKS